One window of Sardina pilchardus chromosome 2, fSarPil1.1, whole genome shotgun sequence genomic DNA carries:
- the ankrd12 gene encoding ankyrin repeat domain-containing protein 12 isoform X2, with product MAKPGSDRDGAMVEKQAGKKSKDKISPFTKTPKLDRSEFLGKEAKSKSSMKRKLSFTVSPPRNQEKDSDTDDSDHGQSSEAWGDSLAPPCRIHAEKDGPDKKKVKKEAAGKKSSSSSSSSSTPVNILFGYPLSERKQMALLMQMTARDNSPDSTPSHPSQTPPVQKKHTGSSSAPRQKDKVNKRNERGETPLHMAAIRGDVAQVRQLISLGADVNVKDFAGWTPLHEACNLGYYDVAKVLISAGAEVNTQGLDDDTPLHDASSSGHKDIVKLLLRNGGNAFQANKRGERPVDVADSQELEQLLKGEVQLSDPEDSSSDSEDPPSVNPSSVDDNMDDSDADKDSDNKHASGTTAKASSSVSGLDEYEFKDEEEEEDLSKALNDRHILRRELRQKEKEEKERNHYASKQASKSETPNASSKPKKSKASRVIYCTSDSSSDEGDAPAERKGSPTRSGGVDGHKAESRTKKDSQGGISISDQKDKGKVKKKSKSQSKNKENQEVREDGKENSKALLFSPSTTSENSDKVTREEDSFKMSFSPKDDSSVHLFHLSAVKSPKLNHSLSDKQPTTPLKQENSKTCVPIGDGPCQVDGIKYNHCTDGEYCLESSSSKGCKHKEKSKHHQKDLGLEGDDRSSSPFKDGSLGNSVDGTDVALRKTDKDGKVVKKHKLKHKEKEKDKEKSRKEYEADKNRHRPKEKDGRKDGQRNMEFDREFWKENFFKSDENEELGSMGKSADSSLGNSLQKASGGSPVKEERGTTKDKYSSSSSSTSSSGSNKDRRPKEEREKDKSVKREKKDTTCKEEREREVRDKEMEDRVPDVVGSVRVLEESQHSVKEEVEDRHVTDPEHQEPSEKSSREKGDKKLPSKDREGEKSEKKHTDKEKKIKTEHFPDKYELQNSTDRWKEREKTSGSTSHSPGDKNKESEKLKSLTTAKKHEENRKSKDKPDRKSEKDRSEKEHTAGEHREREKSSSDRKSRNPDKTADHSKMDRTKEKDKEKEKDKDRDRKKEKSKENSSSSGSNLKLLLEDKKGYVSESSKSAQSKLKEDVPRTPEKDRDRRERDRDSDRHRDRERHKEKDRSVQQGKVMKPKPSEPEADRTKSKASPSSRDVRPKEKRLVNDDLMQTSFERMLSLKDQEIEQWHRKHLEKIKQKERERMKQRPGSDLSKQKSNKDKSKTPSSSSSTGDTCPGKELLRSKSSEASELHSRDKPLRDATSGRTVSLDSKNLSAFGKLGPALENSLSRSPRPESERSGHMSRSVSMVSVASSEDSCHATILTPRPAEYDSDLNLEASDSQPPFLQSSLNLQSSRSPVVHEKDINSLPEAQSNRTPLLSRHVSPYLKAILDEDARPAPTEGRTFEETQRTGSSHSSDEKSRTMLPESSSVQVQDNQSQSAQSHPISMAETESLNNPEAEGSVTGHNFMLGPNSRDPGCSQQSSLTQGSCTSAVPVDHQKPSLSESLSGSDVQCPPPENTSGPDTIESPSKDSRDLSVTLLSRVSMSPLPSPQQHSTNTKAPSHSGSQQDATIDAIIDPSLRPDGPLPTSVEPQDRSVAETADVRLEDKESTLAGSRMEWMNSPATPLSTLKSSPDTKRNAETKDATQVMDTTDPVVTRPQTETLSSSDAQIQKTEQVSLSSSSQKAESLCPSPAHDPEEPMEVTPEAPDGSSGVEAVAEKASTSWETTTQLPSTSESKPEVAEERPDQPATEEQPPLESRPVVPLSEGEKGPISGATSQSDGSTEMGLLEGTSGGSSPLSVTTSERDIDSSGAKAKVRPLEDEVDIQLHHPRKRKMPRVAPPTQPVLTAQQMKERTQQSLAAIVDSLKLEEIQPYQTERANPYYEFLHIRKKIEEKRKVLCSVIPQAPQYYDEYVTFNGSYLIHGNPLSKLCIPTITPPPSLPEPLKEMFKQQEVVRMKLRLQHSIEREKLIVSNEQEVLRVHYRAARTLANQTLPFSACTVLLDAEVYNMPQEVQGEDGKTSVRDRFNARQFMSWLQDVDDKFDKLKTCLLMRQQHEAAALNAVQRLEWQLKLQELDPATYKSTSIFEISEFYIPLVEVNDDFDLTPI from the exons ATGGCCAAGCCAGGCTCAGACAGGGACGGCGCCATGGTGGAGAAACAAGCCGGCAAGAAG AGTAAGGATAAGATCTCTCCATTCACCAAGACTCCTAAGCTGGACCGCAGCGAGTTTCTGGGGAAGGAGGCTAAATCCAAGTCTTCCATGAAGCGCAAGCTGTCCTTCACTGTAAGCCCACCCCGCAATCAGGAGAAGGACTCTGATactg ATGACTCTGACCACGGCCAGTCGAGCGAAGCCTGGGGCGACTCTTTAGCGCCGCCCTGCAGGATCCACGCAG AGAAAGATGGACCTGATAAGAAGAAGGTCAAGAAGGAGGCTGCTGGGAAGaagtcctcttcctcatcctcctcctcctccaccccagtTAACATCCTGTTTGGCTACCCGCTATCTGAGCGCAAGCAGATGGCCCTGCTCATGCAGATGACGGCCAGGGACAACAGCCCAG acTCGACGCCGTCTCACCCATCCCAGACGCCGCCGGTGCAGAAGAAGCACACCGGCAGCAGCTCGGCGCCGCGGCAGAAGGACAAGGTGAACAAGCGCAACGAGCGCGGAGAAACGCCGCTGCACATGGCTGCCATCCGCGGCGACGTCGCGCAGGTGCGCCAGCTCATCAGCCTCGGGGCCGACGTCAACGTCAAGGACTTCGCAG GTTGGACTCCGCTTCATGAGGCGTGTAACCTTGGTTACTACGACGTGGCAAAAGTTCTGATCTCTGCGGGGGCAGAGGTCAACACGCAGGGCCTGGATGATGACACGCCTCTTCACGATGCCTCCAGCAGTGGACACAAAGAT ATTGTGAAGCTGCTGTTGCGGAACGGGGGCAACGCGTTCCAGGCCAACAAGCGGGGCGAGCGGCCCGTGGATGTGGCCGACTCGCAGGAGCTGGAACAGCTGCTGAAGGGAGAGGTGCAGCTGTCTGACCCTGAAGACAGCTCCTCTG ACTCTGAGGACCCTCCTTCTGTTAACCCGTCCAGTGTGGATGACAACATGGACGATTCTGATGCAGATAAGGACTCTGACAACAAGCACGCATCAGGGACGACGGCGAAAGCTTCATCCTCTGTGTCTGGCCTTGATGAGTATGAGTTcaaagatgaggaagaggaagaggacctGAGCAAAGCACTGAACGACAGACATATTCTTCGTCGTGAACTGCgtcagaaggagaaggaggagaaagaacgGAACCACTATGCGTCAAAGCAGGCCAGCAAGAGTGAAACTCCCAACGCCTCAAGTAAGCCCAAGAAATCCAAAGCCTCCAGGGTCATCTACTGCACTTCAGATAGCTCCAGCGATGAGGGTGACGCTCCTGCTGAGAGGAAGGGTTCTCCAACGCGATCAGGGGGTGTAGACGGACACAAAGCAGAGAGCCGGACGAAGAAAGACTCTCAAGGTGGAATCTCTATCTCAGACCAGAAGGACAAGGGCAAGGTGAAAAAGAAGAGCAAGAGCCAGAGTAAAAACAAGGAGAACCAAGAGGTCCGGGAGGACGGGAAGGAGAACAGCAAAGCCCTGCTTTTCTCCCCGTCCACAACGTCAGAAAACTCTGACAAGGTCACGAGGGAGGAGGACTCCTTCAAAATGTCCTTCAGTCCAAAAGACGACTCCTCCGTCCACCTCTTCCATTTGTCTGCGGTGAAGTCGCCTAAGCTCAACCACAGCCTGTCCGACAAGCAGCCCACCACTCCTCTCAAACAGGAGAACTCTAAGACTTGTGTGCCCATAGGTGATGGACCTTGTCAAGTCGACGGTATCAAGTACAACCATTGCACGGACGGCGAGTACTGCTTAGAGAGCTCTAGTAGTAAGGGCTGCAAACACAAGGAAAAGAGCAAACACCACCAAAAGGACCTGGGCCTGGAGGGTGATGACAGAAGTTCCAGCCctttcaaagatggcagcttggGCAACAGCGTGGACGGCACAGACGTCGCGTTGCGAAAGACTGACAAAGACGGAAAGGTTGTGAAGAAACACAAGCTCAAACATAAGGAGAAGGAAAAAGACAAGGAGAAATCTAGGAAGGAGTATGAAGCAGACAAGAACCGCCATCGGCCAAAAGAGAAGGATGGGAGGAAGGATGGGCAAAGAAACATGGAGTTTGACCGGGAGTTCTGGAAGGAAAACTTCTTCAAAAGTGACGAGAATGAAGAACTCGGGTCCATGGGAAAGAGCGCTGATTCTTCTCTGGGCAACTCTTTGCAAAAGGCCTCTGGTGGATCGCCTGTCAAAGAAGAGAGGGGGACGACAAAAGACAAGtatagtagcagcagcagcagtactaGTAGTAGTGGCAGTAATAAAGACAGGCGACCAAaagaagagcgagagaaggacaagtctgtgaagagagagaaaaaggacacTACCtgcaaagaggaaagagagagggaagtaagAGATAAAGAAATGGAGGATCGTGTGCCAGATGTCGTGGGCTCAGTGCGGGTTCTAGAAGAATCTCAGCACAGTGTGAAGGAGGAGGTTGAGGACAGGCATGTCACTGACCCGGAACACCAGGAGCCCTCAGAGAAAAGCTCCCGTGAGAAAGGAGATAAGAAGCTACCTTCAAAGGATCGAGAGGGAGAAAAGTCtgagaaaaaacacacagacaaggaaAAGAAGATCAAGACCGAGCACTTCCCCGATAAATATGAACTGCAGAATTCCACTGATcggtggaaagagagggaaaagacatCAGGCAGCACCTCTCATTCACCGGGTGATAAAAACAAGGAAAGTGAAAAACTCAAATCGCTGACAACAGCCAAAAAGCATGAGGAAAACCGCAAAAGTAAGGATAAACCTGATAGGAAATCTGAGAAGGATCGTTCTGAAAAGGAACACACTGCTGGcgagcacagagaaagagaaaaaagcagTTCAGATAGGAAAAGCAGAAATCCCGATAAAACAGCAGACCACAGCAAGATGGATCGAACAAAGGAGAAGGAcaaggaaaaagagaaggatAAAGATCGGGATAGGAAAAAGGAAAAATCTAAAGAGAACTCTTCCTCTTCTGGCTCAAATCTTAAACTGCTTCTGGAAGACAAAAAGGGCTATGTGTCCGAGAGCAGCAAATCTGCCCAATCAAAGTTGAAGGAGGATGTTCCCAGGACACCAGAGAAGGATCGGGACAGACGGGAAAGAGACCGAGATTCTGATCGCCATCGAGATCGGGAAAGGCACAAGGAGAAGGACCGCTCGGTGCAGCAGGGCAAAGTAATGAAGCCTAAGCCTAGTGAACCAGAGGCAGACCGGACCAAATCCAAAGCCTCACCGTCCTCGAGAGATGTCCGGCCTAAAGAGAAACGATTGGTCAATGACGACCTGATGCAGACCAGCTTTGAGCGAATGCTGAGTCTTAAGGACCAGGAGATCGAGCAATGGCACCGAAAACACCTGGAGAAGATCAAGCAGAAGGAGCGGGAGAGGATGAAGCAGAGGCCTGGCTCTGACCTCAGCAAACAGAAAAGTAACAAAGACAAGTCCAAAAcgccttcctcttcctcctcgacAGGTGACACCTGCCCAGGCAAGGAACTCTTGCGCTCAAAGAGCTCAGAGGCCTCTGAACTACACAGCCGGGACAAGCCCTTGAGGGACGCCACAAGTGGGAGAACGGTGTCCCTTGATTCCAAGAACCTGTCTGCCTTCGGAAAGTTGGGCCCTGCTTTGGAGAACAGCCTTAGTCGATCCCCAAGGCCAGAGAGCGAGCGTTCAGGTCACATGTCCCGGTCAGTGTCCATGGTCTCAGTGGCCAGTTCAGAGGACTCTTGCCACGCCACAATACTGACGCCCAGACCAGCTGAATATGACTCAGACCTCAACCTTGAAGCTTCAGACTCCCAGCCACCCTTCCTCCAGTCTTCCCTCAATCTCCAGTCCTCCAGATCGCCTGTGGTCCACGAGAAAGACATCAACAGTCTTCCTGAGGCTCAGAGTAACAGGACTCCACTGTTGAGCCGTCATGTGTCTCCCTATTTGAAGGCCATCCTGGATGAGGATGCCAGGCCTGCGCCCACTGAGGGAAGAACCTTTGAGGAAACCCAGAGGACCGGATCATCCCATTCCAGCGATGAGAAGTCAAGGACCATGCTGCCAGAATCAAGTTCAGTACAAGTGCAGGATAATCAGAGCCAGTCAGCACAGAGTCACCCCATCTCTATGGCTGAGACTGAGAGTCTTAATAACCCAGAAGCTGAGGGAAGTGTGACAGGACATAATTTCATGCTAGGGCCAAACTCCAGAGATCCTGGGTGCAGTCAACAATCCAGCCTCACCCAAGGAAGTTGTACTTCTGCAGTTCCCGTTGACCACCAAAAGCCTTCACTATCTGAATCATTGTCAGGAAGTGATGTGCAGTGTCCACCACCAGAAAACACATCTGGTCCTGATACGATAGAAAGCCCAAGTAAGGACAGCAGGGATTTGTCTGTTACACTTTTGTCACGCGTATCAATGTCTCCTCTACCGTCTCCGCAACAACACTCAACCAACACCAAAGCACCTTCACATTCAGGGAGTCAGCAGGACGCCACCATTGACGCCATCATCGATCCCTCTCTAAGACCAGATGGCCCGTTGCCCACAAGTGTGGAGCCGCAGGATAGAAGTGTAGcagaaacagcagatgttcGATTGGAAGACAAGGAGTCCACATTGGCGGGTTCCAGGATGGAATGGATGAACAGTCCAGCAACTCCTCTGAGCACACTCAAGTCAAGCCCAGACACCAAAAGAAATGCAGAGACAAAAGATGCAACACAGGTGATGGACACAACAGACCCTGTAGTCACAAGGCCACAAACTGAAACCTTGTCTTCTAGCGATGCTCAGATAcaaaaaacagaacaagttTCTCTCTCGTCGTCCTCACAGAAAGCCGAATCTCTGTGCCCAAGTCCTGCCCATGACCCAGAGGAGCCGATGGAGGTCACCCCAGAAGCTCCAGACGGGAGCAGTGGTGTCGAGGCAGTGGCAGAGAAGGCCAGTACATCTTGGGAGACAACCACTCAGCTCCCATCTACTTCTGAAAGCAAACCGGAAGTCGCTGAGGAGAGACCCGATCAGCCAGCCACTGAGGAACAACCACCCTTAGAGTCTAGGCCTGTAGTCCCCCTCAGTGAAGGTGAGAAGGGTCCAATTTCTGGTGCAACTAGCCAGTCAGACGGCAGCACAGAGATGGGGTTGTTGGAGGGTACCTCAGGAGGCTCTTCCCCACTATCAGTCACAACCTCGGAAAGGGACATTGATTCCTCTGGAGCCAAGGCTAAGGTTCGCCCCTTAGAGGATGAAGTGGATATTCAGCTCCATCAcccgaggaagaggaagatgccTCGTGTAGCTCCTCCTACCCAGCCCGTCCTGACGGCCCAGCAGATGAAGGAGCGCACTCAGCAGTCTCTGGCCGCCATTGTggactctctgaagctggaggaGATCCAGCCCTATCAGACAGAGCGGGCCAATCCTTACTACGAGTTCCTGCACATCCGCAAGAAGATTGAGGAGAAGCGTAAGGTACTCTGCAGTGTGATCCCGCAGGCTCCTCAGTACTACGATGAGTACGTCACCTTCAACGGCTCATACCTGATCCATGGCAACCCACTCAGCAAGCTGTGCATACCAACC ATAACTCCCCCACCCTCGTTGCCTGAGCCCCTGAAGGAGATGTTCAAACAGCAGGAAGTTGTGCGGATGAAACTGAGGCTTCAGCACAGCATAGAGCGG GAGAAGCTGATAGTCTCAAATGAGCAGGAGGTCCTGCGTGTCCACTACCGTGCTGCCAGAACACTAGCCAATCAGACACTTCCCTTCAGCGCCTGCACTGTCTTATTGGACGCTGAGGTCTACAACATGCCCCAGGAAGTCCAG GGGGAAGATGGGAAGACCTCTGTCAGAGATCGCTTCAATGCCAGACAGTTCATGTCCTGGCTGCAGGATGTCGATGACAAGTTTGACAAACTTAAG ACGTGTCTCTTGATGCGCCAGCAGCACGAGGCGGCTGCTTTGAACGCAGTGCAGCGTTTGGAGTGGCAGCTGAAGCTGCAGGAACTCGACCCGGCCACCTACAAGTCCACCAGCATATTCGAGATCTCTGAGTTCTACATCCCCTTGGTGGAGGTCAACGACGACTTTGACCTCACCCCCATATGA